The DNA region GAGTGTTATTGAGTTGAAAGAGTTTGACTGTATCAAGTAGGATTGTAGATGCGGATGTGGTTATTGACAATAACTACATTTGCATCAGCATTATGTGGTTGTCATTTTTAGTTAACTGCATATGCATCTGCATCTGCATCTGCATCATGTGGTTACTAACTGCTATTCGTGGGGTTATTGCAGTTATTAAGTGTTATTCGCATAATAGGTAATATGCCTTTTGGGCCTATTTTAGTCTTTTGGATCTCTATTAATgcctattttaaattattttgaaaaaaaattggacctacttttagtgtttttggtttttttaaagcCCCTAGTGTTTTAGATAAAATCCATAATTTGATTATACATTTTAGCTtagaaataacaaagaaaatacaaatatacaaATTACAAAGCATTGTTAGtgaatttgtttatatatatataaccgcaTCTACATACTCTAAAGGCACTGTCTACATTCACATatataattgatagtttagcgGTTAGTTGGGTTAATAAATGTGCATAGGTACAACCATAGGTACAACACCAAGTAGGGGTGAAAAGCGGTTATTGGTTAAAACCGTTAATTGCAATCGCTTAGGCAGCTAGTAAAATCGGCTAACCGCCTATAAccgcaaaacgacgtcgtttctaCAATAAtatcctattatatatatatataggtggttagcgattttttcaaatcctaaAACCGATAACCGCACCACCCTAGGCAGTTaacgattttatttttattttttatttttatgtctgcATAATGAGAGGGAAATAAGGAAAtgtgattcgaactagtgaccttcgcttcatgagtCACAATTCCAAATTCATTGAACTATTCTTGAAAATGTTGGCAATTTTTTATAACCACCTTCAAAAGTAGTTAGGCGATGATTAGCGGTTAGCAGGCGAATGATAGCCGCCCGTTAATTCAGCCTTAGCACCAAGTGCATTTCTTCGACACGAAGCGAAGCAATCGACCTAACAAAAGTCATTCTTGTCAAGTCTGCAATAATCGACGTAATACACAGAAATGTCGCTGTAAAAAATACAGAGTCGTAAACCCTTCGGTTTGCACAATTTTGCTCACTCCCTCCAAAGCGGAAGTTTTTGAACTGGGGAAAGGGAACTGCTGAGAGCTGAGATTCCTGAGCCGGTAACACCCCAAAAACATGATCCCATAACAGACCAATCTCTCACCCTCTCTTTATTCCCAGCAAACCCTAGACACCGACCCAGCTCACCGGTCATGGAATCGGGAGGCGCGAGAGACAAGGCATCTCCGCCTCCACCGAAGCCCTCCAAGTTCTCAGTGTACCAGAACGCTGCTCTCTCAGCTGCCCTCACCGCCAAAAGTCTTCAACCTTCCAAGTGTACCCTTCTCTGCGGTTTCTCCTTCTCCTCCGCCTCCGCCTTCGCTCTTCTCACCCTTATTTCCTGGTACAATTTGCTTCTTGCTTTCGTAACTATACttgaaaattagggtttttcttttcttcttctttaactTGCCTggttttgagtttttcattCTGTGAGTGGAATCTATGATATAACATTGTTTGAAACATGTTTTCAGTGCTTGTAAGAGCAGATATTGAAGCAATAAACTTTGGAAAGTGAGGCTTTTTGCTCGGTTTCTATGGTTCTAAATCTTGTATTTTCGAATTAAATTGGTAGGAAACTCGCTTGGGTTGCTTTTCGGTATTAGTTACTTTTAGAACTAGAATTTAACTGAATTGTTGCTTTGAGGGGGTAAGAAAGTGTCTCAATAATGTGAATCGATCAATGCCCTAGGGTTTTGTGGGGGTTCTAAGTGAGTACTTTGTTTTCGAACCTTTTGAATGTGCTCCATATGGTTGATGGCTGAATATACTTCAAAGGAAAAGATAGGAAAAATTGGAAACTTTGAGTCATGTTTATCTCATTATTTTGGGATGTGTGGAAACAAAAACCTATGCTCATTTGAGTCTAATTAAACTATTAGTGTTAGCAGAGTCGGGTTGTTCATTTTAAGGAAGtaagaaatggagaagaatggCTCGGAATTTCATATCTTGTTATTGCAGAATTTCTTAGCACCTATAAAACAAGGATAGAGGGTAAGGTCACAGGTTCAATCCCCTACGAAAAAGAAAATACCCAATGGAGGGTCTCCTTCTGTTTTGTTTCCCGGgtaatttttttatagataagtaacaaaaattttattaaaagcataaagcGCCCCCAAGTACATAGGTGGTATACAAAGGAGAGCACCTAACACAAGCACCAAAAACCGACAAATTGAGTAATTGTGGGTAAGTTTTATGGACTTTCGTAGTTTTTGCCTTTCAGTTGCTaagatctaatttaatcaactTTGTGCTGAATCTAATTGAGTTTATCTGTTATAAGCAACATAGATTCAAGGGTTTGATTATCCATCTAATTTTCTCATGAATCAGAAGGATTTTAAGCTAGAATATTGTACTTTCAGATCTTGGTTTTGGCcatgggttttgattttgtatttcacGTGGCTAATTATCTTCCATTGACTTGTTGAAGGGAAAACGGCTTCATTGACAATTTGAAGTTCAGAAGTCTTCCCCAGGAAACAGCATGTAAGCTTAAAATACAGTTCACATATCTTAGTTTGGTTAAACAAATGCTCGGATTGgcataaatatttttgaaaatcttgCATTTGTCCTTCAGATTTGATTGCCAAGGCACTACAGACAGTAGTGGGCTTAGTCTTTTTTGGAACTGTATTTTCCCTCTTCAAAGCCATCTCTCTGCATAGAGCAAGAAATGCGGCTGGAGTGTCCATTCTATCTTCCGGTAAAGGAAATAAGGATCAAACATGTCTTACGAATCGTCAACTAGGACTTTTGGGAATAAAACCAAAGGTTGAACAAGTCACATCCGAGTCCTCAAAGAAACCTCCCAAGTCTAGACCGCACTCAGATGTCCTTGTTCCACTTCATCCGCCAATGACCAGTCCAAGTCATTCATCTAGAACCAGTGCGGATAGATCAAACTCCAGTGGGGGAAGTAGGAGGCATGCTGTCAGCACCCCATCCAAATCACTGAGTCCTTCGTCCTCTTTATATCTCGTCCCTGGTGCTGTTTCACAATTGCTTTCTGTTCAAAGTTCACCTGGGATGGATTCAATGGTCTCAACCCCTTGGTCAAACAAGCGACCCTCCTCTGGAAAAGAGATCACATCAGAAGAAAAGCTTGAACAATTCTTGGCAGAAGTAGATGAGAAAATCACAGAATCAGCTGGGAAACTGGCAACTCCACCCCCCACCATTAGTGGTTTTGGCATGGTCAGTCCAAATACTGTTGCCAATTCAGCTAATACCTCAGGAACTACTAGAAGTACTCCGTTGAGGCCTGTGAGGATGTCTCCAGGTTCCCAGAAGTTTAGCACTCCCCCGAAGAAAGGAGAAGGTGATCTTCCTCCACCCATGTCCATGGAAGAAGCTACTGAAGCTTTTGAGCATTTGGGCATCTATCCTCAAATTGAGCAATGGCGTGACCACCTCAGGCAATGGTTTTCTTCGGTTTTGCTTAATCCTCTTCTTAAGAAGATTGAAACCAGTCATATTCAGGTCAATTATCACTTTCATCGTTATCATCACCTCCTCCTgcttctatttttatttctttggctATTTTTCTTTGGTAATAAAGTATAATGTTCTCAATAAATACCAGTTGTCTTTAATTGGTTTTTATCATGGTCCCAGTTTGTTTATGTTAAAAATGTGGAACTTGGGAATTATCCTTCCTAAATTGAAATTCTAGAATTCCTTGATTGGCATATGCACAAGGTGGCAGTATTCAATTATGAGTTTTCATTGAGGACGTGTACTTGAGTGTATATGGAACAAAGAAGCATACATTGTCACAATAATGTGACACTACATCTTTGAAAAACCTTATCATATTTGGAAATAACTCTGCGTAATATGAGTATTTTTCAACTTTGCTTAGTAGTGGTGAGATATAAAAGTTCAAAAGTTGGCACAGTTTGGATCTGACTTGAAACAGACAGAAAAAATGGGGAATTTGTTGCTTTGGAGGATGGGGGATTTGGGTTGCTGGAACAAAGAGGTAAAAGGATTCCAAGCATCTAGTTAGTTAAAAATTTGACCTAGCAACAAGCATTTTAAAGATTGACTTTAATAGAATATTCACACATGTTGTAAGGACATATGAAGTTCCACGTTGCCTAGTCATGCAGAAAGGAATTTTTGTACTGCAAAGAGCTGAAATTATTGAGGTACTTAGTAGCATAAGTTTCTCTAAAATGTATCTATTATACTAACTTAAATTCTTGTATTTGTAGGTAATGCAAGCAGCTGCCAGACTTGGCATTTCAATCACAATCAGCCAAGTAGGAAGTGATTTACCTACTACTGGAACTCCTGCTACCGTGTCTCCAATTGATAGGAGTAAGGATTGGCAACCCGCATTTACTCTAGATGAAGATGGAATTCTTCATCAGTTACGAGCCACTCTTGTGCAGGCTATTGATACGTCCATGCGTAGGCTACTTGACCATcaattattgatatattttattttgacattTACTGGAGAGGTTTTGCTTACAGATCTTTGCTGACGTTTCATGTCTCATCATATGCAGCCAAGTTGCCTCTGGCCAATCTGCAACAGTCCCCACAGCAGAATCCCTTGATCCCTATTATGCAGGAGTGTGTAGATGCTATCACCGAACACCAAAGGCTTCATGCTTTGATGAAAGGAGAGTGGGTTAAAGGTTTGCTACCTCAAAGCGGTGTTCGAGCTGATTATACTGTACAACGGATCCGAGGTAAttagactttttatttttttaatgcctATCACCTTTCTTGGGTCTCTTATAAACATCTGAAATAAAGTATGCTAATCTGGAGTTGATCTTGTGGCAACTGTTTAGTCTATCTAATCTAACCTTGGATTACCTGCATGTGGAATTTTTCAGAGCTCGCTGGAGGAACCTGCTTGAAAAATTATGAGTATCTTGGAAGCGGGGAAGTATAtgacaaaaagaacaagaagtgGACTCTGGAGCTTCCAACCGATTCTCACTTGCTTTTGTATCTATTTTGTGCTTTCCTCGAACACCCAAAGTGGATGCTACATGTGGATCCTACATCTTACACGGGAGCCCAGTCCAGCAAGAACCCATTGTTCTTGGGAATTCTGCCTCCAAAAGAAAGGTTTCCTGAGAACTATGTTGCTGTAATATCTGGTGTACCTTCTGTTCTTCACCCAGGAGCGTCTATTCTGGTGGTTGGAAGGAAAAGTCCCCCAAGTTTTGCCTTGTACTGGGATAAGAAGGTGCAATTTTCTCTTCAGGTTGGTAGTTAATAAGATATGTTTTCTGATTACATTGAATACGTCTTGTACCATTGTATTTTTATAGGGGTTCATGGCAAGTATAATACATATCCAATAAGACCTGTTTTCTGGTTGCATTTTATGTCTTCTTGGGGCATGATTTAAACAGAAGGAACCTATGTCCCAATATGGTGCACTGGATTGTATATAAGGGCCATCTTATCTCCAGTGAAAGGGCATCTGTGCAGTGATAATTCTATATCCATCTCCTGAGTGATTCTTCCATTgtgttgtccttttttttttttttttttttttcttttagtcttTTGGGTCCTCgtaattttatattcatgagCTGAGTGATTCTCCAATGAACAGGCAGaacagaataatttttttacttaattagaAGCGACCCTTAATATCTTGCGAGTGGTTTTACCTGTTTGGTCAAGTCTTAATTGCTTTATTGGGTGAGACAAGCTTCTAAATTTTCTAGGTGCCTTTGGCAAGGTAGATTTAGTTTTTAGGATCCATTAATGCATATATGGTAAGCATTTTTTTATTACTCATCCATTAGAGCAAAGCAATGTCTGTCTTgacatttctctttcctctcatGAGATGCGTGTGCATATGCTTACACCATATATGTAAATTGTTGATTTAGTCAAAATAACAACTGTTATGATCTTTATTTTCAGGGAAGAACGGCGCTTTGGGATTCCATCTTGCTTTTGTGCCACAGGATTAAGATTGGATATGGAGGGATAGTTCGAGGTATGCATCTTGGTTCGTCAGCCCTGAGCATCCTTCCGGTTCTGGATTTGGAAACGGAAGACTGAGTTCTTGTTAGGGATGCTGCGTTTTGCTTGTAACACAGATTCTCAGTGCTGGCTTAAGCAACAAAGAACTGATGTATATGTGCCCAAACTGCACTTTCCATTGCAGAATTTGCTTTCTGAGTGAAACCCATCTGAGATAAGAGCactgtttgaaaattttgtttcacACAGCTGACTTGCAAAGTTAGATCATTCTTAGAAACAACCCCTTCGAGTCCTTTGATGATTGACTTAGGTTACATGGGGTTCTAGCCGAGATTTGTATCCCTTAGGTGAGAGGGCTtcttacaaaatttttttaaggatatttaTGTTTCTGTATTTTAGTAAATTTGCTTGTCCTTCTCTGCCGAAAATTTCAGTTATTTTCCCTATGTTGAAATGTGTCATGCAATCGCCCAATAACTCTGCTCATATTCTAAATACCCATGTTTGGATTGGAAAGCCAAGGTTTCATAGCCTCGTGTTCATGAACCTTGAGAAAAGTGTGCATTATACAATTGGGAAGATACTATAAGCACCCATGATATATAATCTGTATCTAGTCCTAGTgcaaagtacaatttttttatgagaatttTAATAGCTTTATGACAATATATTGTGAGATTCTATTTTTAGGGACCCACTTTGGTCATGAGGGTGGCCTGGCTAGCCGGattgggggtggttggccaccccaagcGGCCAAATGAGAGTGGTTGAAATCACCCCTAaaccctttgggggtggccgagcacTCCCAAGAGGCCATCCCTAAACCCTTTTTGGGGGTGGCGGTAGCCAACttacaattttctttctcttttttttttttttttttgatgattttggtttattgaatttggggcatttttggaaatttttaaaacacacggggcaattttggaaattttagacCAAAAAATGCACGTGCTTTGCAAATAGTTAACGAAGTGgctatattgtcaatttttaatactttgttagagtacattgcaaatttttaaacattgagagTTGAATTACAAAtgaggtaaagtgtaattttctcaaacttaaatATCCTTCCATGGAAAACAAAATTCTCCTTACTATGACTTGATGGGAAACTATAGACAGAAACTCCTCAATTCGACTAAAGCACAAAAGAGCAATTGTAGTTTGTTTATATAACCGCTCTTGACAGGGAAATAAAGTGTTGTAGTTACTTTAGTTACAACTTAACAACAAGCAGCCCGTCTAGCTCAGTTGGTAGAGCGCAAGGCTCTTAACCTTGTGGTCGTGGGTTCGAGCCCCACGGTGGGCGTCTTCGGTTGTGTCTTTTTTTGCCATTTTCGAATTTTTTAAGCACGTTCTTTTTCATGAGGAGTCACGAACTGGAGCCGGCGTGATTTTCTTTCTTGCaccgttgttttttttttttttttccctgaaatatttttgcattttgatatataaattttttaatgttcgAAGAAAAAATGATGATTCGAATTAATAACATCCTCCTCCAATTTGACCTTGTTTTTAGCCGCATGAGCTACCATTTAGAAGTATAGCCCAACTAAAATAGTgaagaagttttagttttacttaccaaaacaataaacaataatttttcaCTCCATCTCTGTAgtcttttttaattgttttttttcaactctTCCGGAAGAGCACCCAAAGGCAGTGTGAATGTTGGATCGGAAGCTTAGAACCGTCGCCGTCGAGATCTATCggtacccctctctctctctctctccctctagtTTGGTCGGGATAATATCCTGAACATGGTGACTATCAAACTAGACCGCACCCATGGCCTGAacaatttaatttctagattgcTCAAAATAAATTGGCAAGCGGTGTTGATTTGGTGTTAAGGTTATTGCTGAAATGTGAAAGCCATCGGATTttgtataagaaaaagaaatgattcccgtcaatatatatatatttcatcttacaaattaactattagatttatggaCTTACGTAGactccacacaaattcaatagtagaccccacaaatctaataattgatttattaaatttataagatatgaaaaaaaaaaaattataactctaatagtttttgttaaaattttagacAGAAGTTGGGTGCAAAGATTTATTTGTGTATTTTGCTTATCACATATAATTTCTAGCTAATTTTTATACCCCAGTGAGTTAATTGTAACTAAATGAAAACATAGACTGGttcaacattttattttttttctttcaaaaaatgagtCATGATATGAATCATATGGGAATGGAAATATTATAAAGGCGATATTGCACAAACGTTCAATTAACAGAAGCTAACAAAAACGTTGTTCCAGATTGCTAAGTAGAGAGTTGGATGATGGCTTATAAAATGCTCAAGCTACTGTGAAAATTGAAGTACTCCTTTATGGGCGAATTCAAAACAAACTGTAGTCCGGGGGGGAGGGGGCAGGGCAAATTAAAGTTTAGAGGTGCGAGTGCAGATGGGGTAATGTTAGGATGGAAAGTATAAGAGGACAGAAAGTATAagttaaaatgataaaaaaggATTGGGGGTTTGTGACTGATTTTATaaggaagaaagagaagttCCCATTTGACTAtacttgttttctttctttgtaagGATTATTTCACCTACCTAATGCGCCATTGTTGGAATAATGCCGTACTAAATCCAATTTGttgatattttataattttaataaaagttacTATATGAGATGTGTTTTGGGCATAATGTTATTCATTTGATGAATATAGTCAAAAGGTTGTATTTAATGTGATTTAAGTGATGAGATTGATGCACATATGTAACAATCCgcttaagaaaaatacaaataataataataataataataattaacaatatgATATAGTGTTGaaaattaagattttatgttgaaaataaataatgagaaaCTAAGCTCGTAGGTGTTCGATGGCTAGGGAAATTGACAATGGatgttcatttttaattaacaaataagtTACAGGTAACTTCAATCAATCAAACTTGGAGTCTAATTCATTGAAATCGAATCTACATGTAGCAGAACCACGCATCTGAGTAAGTGAAAACTAACCTGCATTAAACAGGTTTGACGTACTCTGATCAATCAAACAGAGGAATAAGCGTGCGAGAATGTGAGATTCGATGCATTTAATGTAACCTGGGACATTTGGTTCAATTGAACTCTTTTTAAGTCATGCAAGACAAGCCTAAAAAATGCCTAAATGAGGGGAAATTTCTTATAGGAAAGGGGtaagttttctttaaatttgtcTTGGTTACTATGCGTTAAAGCTTAAGCCATTTTGTGTTGAAAGTGTTGAGACTTTGTTGGATTGAGTTTTGATGATGTTTTGTTGTGAAGTTTGATGGAGCGTGGTATTTTTTCACGAGTTTTGAATGCATGGTTTAAATGTGTTGGTTGTGTTATTAAGTGTgggaattattatttttgtttttgtttttggtgagaTTTGAGTATGGTTTTATTGTTGTCGTGTTGTGTTTGCCACTTTTAGATTTGcatttaactatttttaagTATCTTCCATagttatttttcaataaaaaaaataaataaattgattacAATAAAATATCCTCCAAAATGTTTATGTAGCTTGTTACGTCTCACCCATCATGCACCATTTCCACTTATTTCAGGACCAgtctttttcgtttttcttacatattttgtaaattttgaatTCTTGATATAGAGGATGCCCCGGTAACCCCACCAAGTGCTCTGCCTGTCAAAACGGAGTTGTAATCAAGCAAACTAAACCTACTTGTAAAAGACAACAAAAGTTGGAAATAGCAAGTAAAAAgatgaatttcaaaattattaatttctctataaataagtGAAACCAAATGAACATTTACAGGCTATTTGCTCTCAATATAAAACAGGAGACAAAAAGGCAGATATGTGTGTTTCTAAGGGAGGAGATACCCTTTCTACATCCAAAGGTTTTGAACCGATTGGATCTAATTCCAACTatccaaaataaaaagactATCGGCTGTACAAATTACCAGCACTGGACCTGCAGAGTCTCCATGGAG from Corylus avellana chromosome ca10, CavTom2PMs-1.0 includes:
- the LOC132164380 gene encoding uncharacterized protein LOC132164380 isoform X1, with amino-acid sequence MESGGARDKASPPPPKPSKFSVYQNAALSAALTAKSLQPSKCTLLCGFSFSSASAFALLTLISWENGFIDNLKFRSLPQETAYLIAKALQTVVGLVFFGTVFSLFKAISLHRARNAAGVSILSSGKGNKDQTCLTNRQLGLLGIKPKVEQVTSESSKKPPKSRPHSDVLVPLHPPMTSPSHSSRTSADRSNSSGGSRRHAVSTPSKSLSPSSSLYLVPGAVSQLLSVQSSPGMDSMVSTPWSNKRPSSGKEITSEEKLEQFLAEVDEKITESAGKLATPPPTISGFGMVSPNTVANSANTSGTTRSTPLRPVRMSPGSQKFSTPPKKGEGDLPPPMSMEEATEAFEHLGIYPQIEQWRDHLRQWFSSVLLNPLLKKIETSHIQVMQAAARLGISITISQVGSDLPTTGTPATVSPIDRSKDWQPAFTLDEDGILHQLRATLVQAIDTSMPKLPLANLQQSPQQNPLIPIMQECVDAITEHQRLHALMKGEWVKGLLPQSGVRADYTVQRIRELAGGTCLKNYEYLGSGEVYDKKNKKWTLELPTDSHLLLYLFCAFLEHPKWMLHVDPTSYTGAQSSKNPLFLGILPPKERFPENYVAVISGVPSVLHPGASILVVGRKSPPSFALYWDKKVQFSLQGRTALWDSILLLCHRIKIGYGGIVRGMHLGSSALSILPVLDLETED
- the LOC132164380 gene encoding uncharacterized protein LOC132164380 isoform X2 is translated as MESGGARDKASPPPPKPSKFSVYQNAALSAALTAKSLQPSKCTLLCGFSFSSASAFALLTLISWENGFIDNLKFRSLPQETAYLIAKALQTVVGLVFFGTVFSLFKAISLHRARNAAGVSILSSGKGNKDQTCLTNRQLGLLGIKPKVEQVTSESSKKPPKSRPHSDVLVPLHPPMTSPSHSSRTSADRSNSSGGSRRHAVSTPSKSLSPSSSLYLVPGAVSQLLSVQSSPGMDSMVSTPWSNKRPSSGKEITSEEKLEQFLAEVDEKITESAGKLATPPPTISGFGMVSPNTVANSANTSGTTRSTPLRPVRMSPGSQKFSTPPKKGEGDLPPPMSMEEATEAFEHLGIYPQIEQWRDHLRQWFSSVLLNPLLKKIETSHIQVMQAAARLGISITISQVGSDLPTTGTPATVSPIDRSKDWQPAFTLDEDGILHQLRATLVQAIDTSMPKLPLANLQQSPQQNPLIPIMQECVDAITEHQRLHALMKGEWVKGLLPQSGVRADYTVQRIRELAGGTCLKNYEYLGSGEVYDKKNKKWTLELPTDSHLLLYLFCAFLEHPKWMLHVDPTSYTGAQSSKNPLFLGILPPKERFPENYVAVISGVPSVLHPGASILVVGRKSPPSFALYWDKKGRTALWDSILLLCHRIKIGYGGIVRGMHLGSSALSILPVLDLETED